One segment of Rhodopirellula baltica SH 1 DNA contains the following:
- a CDS encoding helix-turn-helix domain-containing protein encodes MAHLTFHQRVVISVMQRDGKKQKEIAEAIEVSPSTVSRELARNHITGKHYHPLHAERRANFLKKRPSVISKLEDPELFEVVSEKLALNWSPEQISGYLKAAMLLNLWPRKRHGYQAPASLFK; translated from the coding sequence ATGGCACATCTTACCTTTCACCAACGCGTTGTCATCTCTGTTATGCAACGAGACGGCAAGAAACAGAAAGAGATCGCGGAAGCAATTGAAGTATCTCCCTCCACTGTTTCTCGTGAGCTGGCAAGGAACCACATCACAGGCAAGCACTATCACCCATTGCATGCCGAACGCCGAGCCAACTTCCTGAAGAAGAGGCCATCGGTCATCAGCAAGTTGGAGGACCCGGAGCTCTTTGAGGTCGTGTCTGAGAAGCTCGCTCTCAACTGGAGTCCAGAGCAGATCAGTGGGTATCTGAAAGCCGCTATGCTGCTAAACCTATGGCCTCGTAAACGGCACGGCTATCAGGCACCGGCGTCGCTCTTCAAGTGA